A single region of the Streptomyces vilmorinianum genome encodes:
- the efeU gene encoding iron uptake transporter permease EfeU, giving the protein MFGNYLIGLREGLEASLVVCILVAYLVKTKRRDALKPIWLGIGVAVGLALAFGAGLEFGSQELTFEAQELLGGSLSILAVVLVTWMVFWMRRTARHLKAELHGRLDAALQVGTSALVATAFLAVGREGLETALFVWASVRASSDGTSAPLIGVLLGIATAVLLGWLFYRGALRIDLARFFTWTGGMLVVVAAGVLAYGVHDLQEARFLDGLANKAFDVSATIPPDSWYGTLLKGVFNFQPDPTVLQVTVWALYLIPTLALFLAPVGSGPSVPVEEQKATDEKAEATVDATVERTRGDDGGDRAGADGERLRDGARRAGAAAGGDEG; this is encoded by the coding sequence GTGTTCGGCAACTATCTGATCGGCCTGCGCGAGGGCCTGGAGGCCAGTCTGGTCGTCTGCATCCTCGTCGCGTATCTGGTGAAGACGAAGCGCCGCGACGCCCTGAAGCCGATCTGGCTGGGCATCGGGGTGGCGGTCGGTCTCGCGCTGGCCTTCGGCGCCGGGCTCGAGTTCGGCTCGCAGGAGCTGACCTTCGAAGCGCAGGAGCTGCTCGGCGGTTCGCTCTCCATCCTCGCGGTGGTCCTGGTCACCTGGATGGTCTTCTGGATGCGGCGTACGGCCCGCCATCTGAAGGCGGAGCTGCACGGCAGGCTGGACGCGGCCCTCCAGGTGGGCACGAGCGCGTTGGTCGCCACCGCCTTCCTGGCGGTGGGCCGCGAGGGCCTGGAGACCGCGCTGTTCGTCTGGGCGTCGGTGCGGGCCTCCTCGGACGGTACGTCCGCGCCGCTGATCGGTGTGCTGCTCGGTATCGCGACGGCGGTGCTGCTGGGCTGGCTGTTCTACCGGGGCGCGCTCCGGATCGATCTGGCGAGGTTCTTCACCTGGACCGGCGGCATGCTGGTCGTGGTGGCGGCGGGTGTCCTCGCGTACGGCGTGCACGACCTGCAGGAGGCGCGCTTCCTCGACGGGCTCGCGAACAAGGCCTTCGACGTCTCGGCGACGATCCCGCCGGACAGCTGGTACGGGACGCTCCTGAAGGGCGTCTTCAACTTCCAGCCCGATCCGACGGTTCTTCAGGTCACGGTGTGGGCGCTCTATCTGATCCCGACGCTCGCGCTGTTCCTGGCCCCGGTAGGGTCAGGTCCGTCCGTGCCGGTGGAGGAGCAGAAGGCGACCGATGAGAAGGCTGAGGCGACCGTCGACGCGACCGTCGAGAGGACTCGTGGCGACGACGGCGGCGACCGTGCTGGCGCTGACGGCGAGCGGCTGCGTGACGGTGCACGGCGAGCGGGAGCTGCTGCCGGCGGCGACGAAGGCTGA
- the efeB gene encoding iron uptake transporter deferrochelatase/peroxidase subunit → MSEANDTNDTNETTATTANSAITPNSAASATTATSRRTVLGWGGAGLALGAAAAGGAVALARTGDTTAPVADSGSAVPFHGPHQAGIATAVQDRLHFAAFDVKTKDRAELVQLLKDWTRAAERMTAGHEVGEGAYGGLPEAPPDDTGEALGLKPSRLTLTIGFGPSLFDGRFGLKDRRPGALVELPKFPGDNLDPARSGGDLCVQACADDPQVAVHAIRNLARIGFGKVAVRWSQLGFGKTSSTTPEAQTPRNMMGFKDGTRNIAGTDTAALDKHVWAAGKDGSAWMAGGSYLVARRIRMNIETWDRTSLQEQEDIFGRDKREGAPVGKAKEHDEPFLKAMKPEAHVRLAHPDSNNGATILRRGYSFTDGTDGLGRLDAGLFFLAYQRDVRTGFIPVQTSLARADVLNEYIQHVGSAVFAVPPGVRDTDDWWGRALFA, encoded by the coding sequence ATGTCCGAAGCGAACGACACGAACGACACGAACGAGACCACCGCGACCACCGCGAACTCCGCAATCACCCCGAACTCCGCGGCCTCTGCGACCACCGCGACCTCGCGGCGCACCGTTCTCGGCTGGGGAGGCGCCGGGCTCGCGCTCGGTGCCGCCGCGGCCGGCGGCGCCGTCGCCCTGGCCCGTACCGGGGACACCACCGCGCCCGTCGCCGACAGCGGCTCGGCCGTCCCCTTCCACGGCCCCCACCAGGCCGGCATCGCCACCGCCGTCCAGGACCGGCTGCACTTCGCCGCCTTCGACGTGAAGACGAAGGACCGTGCCGAGCTCGTCCAGCTCCTGAAGGACTGGACCCGCGCCGCCGAGCGCATGACGGCCGGTCACGAGGTCGGCGAGGGTGCCTACGGCGGCCTTCCGGAGGCCCCGCCGGACGACACCGGCGAGGCCCTCGGCCTCAAGCCGTCCCGGCTCACCCTCACCATCGGCTTCGGGCCCTCCCTCTTCGACGGGCGCTTCGGGCTGAAGGACCGCCGGCCGGGCGCCCTGGTGGAACTGCCCAAGTTCCCCGGCGACAACCTGGACCCGGCCCGCAGCGGCGGCGACCTGTGCGTCCAGGCCTGCGCGGACGACCCGCAGGTCGCGGTGCACGCCATCCGCAACCTCGCCAGGATCGGCTTCGGCAAGGTCGCCGTCCGCTGGTCGCAGCTGGGCTTCGGCAAGACGTCGTCGACGACGCCCGAGGCGCAGACCCCGCGCAACATGATGGGCTTCAAGGACGGCACCCGGAACATCGCCGGCACCGACACCGCCGCGCTCGACAAGCACGTGTGGGCCGCCGGGAAGGACGGCTCCGCGTGGATGGCGGGCGGCTCGTACCTCGTCGCCCGCCGGATCCGGATGAACATCGAGACCTGGGACCGCACCTCGCTCCAGGAGCAGGAGGACATCTTCGGCCGCGACAAGCGCGAGGGCGCGCCGGTCGGCAAGGCCAAGGAGCACGACGAGCCGTTCCTGAAGGCCATGAAGCCGGAGGCGCACGTCCGTCTCGCGCACCCGGACTCCAACAACGGGGCCACGATCCTGCGCCGCGGCTACTCCTTCACGGACGGGACCGACGGCCTCGGCCGTCTGGACGCGGGCCTGTTCTTCCTCGCGTACCAGCGGGACGTCCGTACCGGCTTCATCCCGGTGCAGACCTCGCTGGCCCGCGCGGACGTCCTCAACGAGTACATCCAGCACGTGGGTTCGGCCGTCTTCGCCGTCCCGCCGGGCGTCCGCGACACGGACGACTGGTGGGGCCGGGCGCTGTTCGCGTAG
- the efeO gene encoding iron uptake system protein EfeO: MRAVRLSVATAAATAAALTAVTGCAEKSDAKGGDGAVQVVAKDDSCEVSKKEFPAGHVKLAVENRGTKVTEVYILYPDDRIVTERENIGPGTKATITAEVKAGAYEIACKPGMKGDGIRQKVTVTGGAAAAERSPEMDAAVAAYRQYVQAQADQTLPKVKVFTDAVRAGDIEAAKKAYADSRIGWERTEPVAESFGDIDPKVDVREDGLEEGQDPAKDWTGWHRLEKALWQDKKIGDAEKKLADTLDKDLADWVKRVGKADITPTSMANGAKELLDEVATGKVTGEEERYSHTDLVDFKANVEGAQKSFELLKPVASKNDPKLVAELDKQFAALNTLLDKYRTDKTGYVFTSYDKVGKEQRKELSDGVNALAEPLSKLAAAVVK, encoded by the coding sequence ATGCGAGCCGTCCGCCTCTCCGTCGCCACCGCCGCCGCCACCGCGGCGGCTCTGACCGCCGTCACCGGCTGCGCCGAGAAGAGCGACGCCAAGGGCGGCGACGGCGCCGTCCAGGTCGTCGCCAAGGACGACTCGTGCGAGGTCTCGAAGAAGGAGTTCCCCGCCGGGCACGTGAAGCTCGCCGTCGAGAACCGGGGGACGAAGGTCACCGAGGTCTACATCCTGTACCCGGACGACCGGATCGTGACCGAGCGCGAGAACATCGGCCCCGGCACCAAGGCCACCATCACCGCCGAGGTCAAGGCCGGTGCGTACGAGATCGCCTGCAAGCCCGGCATGAAGGGCGACGGCATCCGCCAGAAGGTCACCGTCACCGGTGGGGCCGCGGCCGCCGAGCGCTCCCCCGAGATGGACGCCGCCGTCGCCGCCTACCGCCAGTACGTGCAGGCGCAGGCGGACCAGACCCTGCCGAAGGTGAAGGTCTTCACCGACGCCGTGCGCGCCGGTGACATCGAGGCCGCGAAGAAGGCGTACGCCGACTCCCGTATCGGCTGGGAGCGCACCGAGCCGGTCGCCGAGTCCTTCGGCGACATCGACCCGAAGGTCGACGTCCGCGAGGACGGCCTGGAGGAGGGCCAGGACCCGGCGAAGGACTGGACCGGCTGGCACCGCCTGGAGAAGGCGCTGTGGCAGGACAAGAAGATCGGCGACGCCGAGAAGAAGCTCGCCGACACCCTCGACAAGGACCTCGCGGACTGGGTGAAGCGCGTCGGCAAGGCCGACATCACCCCGACCTCGATGGCCAACGGCGCCAAGGAGCTCCTGGACGAGGTCGCCACCGGCAAGGTCACGGGCGAGGAGGAGCGTTACTCCCACACCGACCTGGTCGACTTCAAGGCGAACGTCGAGGGCGCCCAGAAGTCCTTCGAGCTGCTCAAGCCGGTCGCCTCGAAGAACGACCCGAAGCTCGTCGCCGAGCTCGACAAGCAGTTCGCGGCGCTGAACACGCTCCTCGACAAGTACCGCACGGACAAGACCGGCTACGTCTTCACCTCGTACGACAAGGTCGGCAAGGAGCAGCGCAAGGAGCTGTCGGACGGCGTCAACGCGCTGGCCGAGCCGCTCTCCAAGCTCGCCGCCGCGGTCGTGAAGTAG
- a CDS encoding heme ABC transporter ATP-binding protein, translated as MSSVLFRGLLGRRTRERPAPVPAGEVVAEARELHVGLGGREVLGGVDIGVRAGEVLALVGPNGAGKSTLLGALAADLAPTGGEVRICGRPAAGWSAPELALRRAVLPQSAALAFPFPVAEVVRMGRAPWAGTGSEDEDEAAVAEAMAATEVEEFAARPFSALSGGERARVALARVLAQRTPLLLLDEPTAALDLRHQELVLRVCRERAAAGVAVVVVLHDLGLAAAHADRVGVLHGGRIAADGPPVEVFDEELLSRVYRQPVEVLPHPRTGAPLVVPRRAKRTIPPT; from the coding sequence ATGAGCTCCGTTCTGTTCCGCGGTCTTCTGGGCCGGCGTACGCGCGAGCGCCCCGCGCCCGTGCCCGCCGGGGAGGTCGTCGCCGAGGCGCGGGAGCTGCATGTCGGGCTCGGTGGGCGGGAGGTGCTCGGCGGGGTGGACATCGGTGTACGGGCCGGTGAGGTGCTGGCCCTGGTCGGGCCCAACGGGGCCGGGAAGTCGACCCTGCTGGGCGCGCTCGCCGCCGATCTCGCACCCACCGGGGGCGAGGTGCGGATCTGCGGCCGGCCCGCCGCCGGCTGGTCCGCGCCCGAACTCGCCCTGCGCCGGGCCGTCCTGCCGCAGTCCGCCGCGCTCGCCTTCCCCTTCCCCGTCGCCGAGGTCGTCCGGATGGGCCGGGCGCCATGGGCCGGGACCGGGAGCGAGGACGAGGACGAGGCCGCCGTCGCCGAGGCGATGGCCGCCACCGAGGTGGAGGAGTTCGCCGCCCGCCCCTTCTCCGCCCTCTCCGGCGGCGAGCGCGCCCGCGTCGCCCTGGCCCGCGTACTCGCCCAGCGCACCCCGCTGCTCCTGCTCGACGAGCCGACCGCGGCGCTCGATCTGCGCCACCAGGAACTGGTGCTGCGCGTCTGCCGTGAGCGTGCGGCCGCCGGTGTCGCGGTCGTGGTCGTGCTGCACGACCTCGGTCTCGCCGCCGCGCACGCGGACCGTGTCGGGGTGCTGCACGGCGGCCGGATCGCCGCCGACGGGCCGCCGGTCGAGGTCTTCGACGAGGAGCTGCTGAGCCGGGTGTACCGGCAGCCGGTGGAGGTCCTTCCGCATCCCCGGACCGGCGCGCCCCTCGTCGTACCCCGAAGGGCGAAGCGGACAATTCCCCCCACTTGA
- a CDS encoding FecCD family ABC transporter permease — MQGRRRRGTAATLTLVLLAALLLLALLSAGIGAYEIPLGDVLASVQHRLGLGGHALERSAESVLWNIRLPRVVLAILVGASLGCAGALMQGVFGNPLAEPGVIGISAGAAVGAVGAIALGLSFLGNWTVTVCAFAAGLATVLLVYAMSRAGGRTEVVTLILTGIAVNAFAGALIGLFIFFADNAQITQITFWQLGSLAQATWPKVLAVLPCALAGLAVAPFHARKLDLLALGERPARHLGVDVERLRIVLILVVALLTAAAVAVAGIITFVGLLVPHLLRMVNGPGHRFLVPGSALGGAVVLAAGDLAARTVAAPAELPLGVLTALFGSPFFFWLLRRTRRRQGGWA, encoded by the coding sequence ATCCAAGGCCGCAGGCGGCGCGGCACAGCCGCCACCCTCACCCTCGTACTCCTCGCCGCCCTGCTGCTCCTCGCGCTGCTGTCCGCCGGGATCGGGGCGTACGAGATCCCGCTCGGGGACGTGCTCGCCTCCGTCCAGCACCGCCTCGGCCTCGGCGGCCACGCCCTGGAACGCTCCGCCGAGAGCGTCCTGTGGAACATCCGGCTGCCCCGGGTCGTCCTCGCGATCCTCGTCGGCGCCTCGCTCGGCTGCGCGGGCGCCCTGATGCAGGGCGTGTTCGGCAATCCGCTCGCCGAGCCCGGCGTGATCGGCATCTCGGCCGGCGCGGCCGTGGGCGCGGTCGGGGCGATCGCCCTCGGCCTCAGCTTCCTCGGCAACTGGACGGTGACCGTCTGCGCGTTCGCCGCCGGGCTCGCGACCGTGCTCCTCGTGTACGCGATGTCCCGTGCGGGCGGCCGTACGGAGGTGGTGACGCTGATCCTCACCGGTATCGCGGTGAACGCGTTCGCGGGGGCGCTCATCGGGCTGTTCATCTTCTTCGCGGACAACGCGCAGATCACCCAGATCACGTTCTGGCAGCTCGGTTCGCTCGCCCAGGCCACCTGGCCCAAGGTCCTCGCCGTCCTGCCCTGCGCTCTGGCCGGGCTGGCCGTCGCCCCGTTCCACGCCCGCAAGCTGGACCTCCTCGCGCTCGGCGAGCGGCCCGCCCGGCACCTGGGTGTCGACGTCGAGCGGCTGCGGATCGTCCTGATCCTGGTCGTGGCGCTGCTCACGGCCGCCGCGGTCGCGGTGGCGGGGATCATCACCTTCGTCGGCCTGCTGGTCCCGCATCTGCTGCGGATGGTGAACGGGCCGGGCCACCGCTTCCTGGTCCCGGGCAGCGCGCTCGGCGGCGCGGTGGTCCTCGCGGCCGGCGACCTGGCGGCCCGCACGGTCGCGGCCCCGGCCGAACTCCCCCTGGGCGTCCTGACCGCCCTCTTCGGCAGTCCCTTCTTCTTCTGGCTGCTGCGCAGGACCCGTCGTAGGCAAGGTGGTTGGGCATGA
- a CDS encoding heme/hemin ABC transporter substrate-binding protein, translating into MPALALALVATGCGDGSTPPRKAPTAQAAPDRVEPLADAPEPRLPGTVDSADGRKVTVTSTERIVPLTGSLNEIVFTLGLGERVVARDITATFEQAAKLPVVTRAHDVSAESVLSLRPTVVLADTSTGPAEAIEQIRDAGVPLVVVAPAKQLADVSTRIEKVAAALGVPKSGSALKQRTQDRIAAVRKTIPAHGDKPRVAFLYVRGSAAVYLLGGAESGASSLLEAAGAVDAGKESGLKKDFTPITSEALAAAAPDAILVMSKGLASVGGVDGLVKIPGVAETPAGMDRRVVSVEDGVLLNYGPRTDEVLRSLVTQLYGASK; encoded by the coding sequence ATGCCGGCACTCGCCCTCGCCCTCGTGGCGACCGGCTGCGGCGACGGAAGCACCCCGCCCCGGAAGGCGCCCACGGCGCAGGCCGCCCCCGACCGCGTCGAGCCCCTCGCCGATGCCCCGGAGCCCCGACTGCCCGGCACCGTCGACTCGGCCGACGGCCGCAAGGTGACCGTCACCTCCACCGAGCGGATCGTCCCGCTGACCGGCTCCCTCAACGAGATCGTCTTCACCCTCGGCCTGGGCGAGCGGGTCGTCGCCCGCGACATCACCGCCACCTTCGAACAGGCCGCGAAACTCCCCGTGGTGACCCGCGCGCACGACGTCTCCGCCGAGAGCGTGCTCTCTCTGCGGCCGACCGTCGTCCTCGCCGACACCTCCACCGGGCCGGCCGAGGCGATCGAGCAGATCCGCGACGCGGGCGTCCCGCTGGTCGTCGTGGCGCCCGCGAAGCAGCTCGCGGACGTCTCCACCCGGATCGAGAAGGTCGCGGCGGCGCTCGGCGTACCGAAGTCGGGCAGCGCGCTGAAGCAGCGCACGCAGGACCGGATCGCCGCCGTGCGGAAGACGATTCCCGCGCACGGGGACAAGCCGCGCGTGGCCTTCCTCTACGTCCGCGGATCGGCGGCCGTCTACCTGCTCGGCGGGGCGGAGTCCGGGGCGAGCTCCCTCCTGGAGGCGGCCGGAGCGGTCGACGCGGGCAAGGAGTCCGGCCTGAAGAAGGACTTCACCCCGATCACCAGCGAGGCCCTGGCCGCCGCCGCGCCCGACGCGATCCTCGTCATGAGCAAGGGCCTCGCGTCGGTCGGCGGCGTCGACGGCCTGGTGAAGATCCCCGGCGTGGCCGAGACGCCGGCCGGGATGGATCGCCGGGTCGTCTCCGTCGAGGACGGCGTGCTCCTCAACTACGGCCCGCGGACCGACGAGGTGCTGCGCTCCCTGGTGACGCAGCTGTACGGGGCGTCGAAGTGA